The Micromonospora violae DNA segment AGGCCCAAGCGGAGATCGGTACGGACACGGTCGAGTTGGTCGCCCGGGTCGCCGCCGGGGACGAGCGGGAACGGATCTGGAGCGCACAGAAGGCCGCGTACCCGGGCTTCGCCGACTACGAGCAGAAGACCACCCGTCAGATCCCCGTCGTCGTGCTCGAACCTGCGCCGTAGGCGGAGAGGCACTACCGATTGCTCACCTGCGCGCGAAAGCGGGCGCGTCAGCGGACGATGGTCAGGTTGGCCATGTCGACGACCGGTCGGTAGCCGAGGGCGGCGTAAATCTTGTTCGAGGTCGGGTTGGCCTGGTCGGTGAACAGGCAGACCCGTGCGCCTTCAGCCTGGATTCGTCGGGACACCTCGGCGACCGCGTTGCTGGCCCAGCCGCGCCCGCGTTGCGCCGGCGGCGTGTAGACCGGGCCCACGCGGGCCACCCCGAACGACGGTGGGTTGGCGCCGGTGAGGTGCACTCGTTCTCCTGTGTCGTCGACCCAGAACCACAGCCGTCCAGCGTGAATCCGGCGCAGCATCTCCGCGCGGTCGGGCACCTCGTGTGCACTGGTGCCGCGCGGCCGGCCGGCCTGTTCGTCGGCGTCGCCCATGAGCGCGCCGAACCACTCCGTGGCCAGTTCCACGTCGTCCGCGGTGGCGGCAACCAACCCGCCGGGCACAGGTGTTGGCCACACCAACTCGCCGAGCTCGTGCAGCCGCGTGTGCTGGGTGACCTGGACGTGACCCCCGCCGAGCCGGGTCAGCTCGGCGGCGCACAGGTCAACGGCGGGCAGGGCGCCGTTGATCGCGAGTGTCTCCTCATCGCGCGCGTGCAACGCGTGGGCCAGCGCGACGGCGGCATCGTCTGGCATGGGCAGCAGAAACGGCGGGTAGGGGGCGTACGGCGCCGTGCGCATCCCGGCACCGACCACGGCACCGGAGTCGTCGCTGATCACCAGCCACCAGTTGCGGTCGGGCTGCGAGATCCCCTCGGCCCGCTGCGACAACTGTCGGTGCGCGACGGTGGTCACGACTGTGCTGAGAACCGGATCGGCGGCCAGGTAGTCGCCCGCAACCGCCAGGAACTCGCCCGGATCGGTGAGGAACCGCAGCCGTGGTCCGGCCATCGGGATAATGCCCATCTGCGTACGCTAGCCATCGTCGTGCCACCTCGACACGCGAATTTTCACGGCCGAGGACCTGCACCTCGCTGCCCGCTGGTGCCCTGGGGCATGCCGCCTCCGACGCGTGCCAGGGGGCCCGTCGGCGGACGTGGTCTCGCCGACGGGGCCGCGCCGGGTGACTGCGCCTACGGCTTGCGGGCGAGGAGCCCGACGAAGGTGTGATAGGTGTCGGTCTGGGGCAGAGCGGGCGCACCCGGCTCTGGACGCCACTCGGCCAGTGGCACCAGCCCCGGCTCCAGCACGGTCAGCCCGTCGACGAACGAGAGGATTTCCTCGTCCGTACGCCAGCGGCCGGTGCCCAGCGACTCGTTGAAGACCCGCTCGACCTCGCGGGCCTTGCGGGAGCCCTCCGGGTCTCGCTCACCCGGGTCGCGGAAGTGCGAGATGGCGACGTAGCTGCCGGAGGGCAGCGCGTCGATCAACTCGGCCGCGACCGCTCGCGGGTCTTCGTCGTCACCGAGGTGGTGCAGGATGGCGAAGAGCAGCAACCCGATCGGCCGGTCGAAGTCGAGGAACCGACGTGCGTCCGGATGGTTGAGGATCTCCTGCGGCGACCGGATGTCCGCCTGGATCACCGTCGCGGTGCCTTCTGCGGCGAGCAGGGCGCGCCCGTGCGTCAGCACGATCGGGTCATTGTCCACGTACACCACTTGGGCTTTGGGGTTCTGCTCGGTGGCGACCTCGTGCACATTGCCCTGGGTGGGCAGCCCCGACCCGATGTCGAGGAACTGGTCGATGCCCCCTTCGGTGACGAGGTGGCGGATCACTCGACGCAGAAAGGCCCGGTTGGCCTGGCCGGCGGCCGGCCCATCCGGTGTGATCCGCAGAGCGTGCTCGGCGACCTTCCGGTCGGCCTCGAAGTTGTCCTTGCCGCCGAGGAAGAAGTCATAGACCCGGGCCACGCTGGGAATGCGGGGGTCGATGCCAGGGGGGGCCGCTTTGTCGCGGGTCACAGGCGTCTCCATTCGATTCAAATCAGCGCGGGCTGAGATCTGGGCGGCGGTGCCGGCGTTGCGGCGAGTGTAGCGATCGGGAGGGCTGAATTTTCACCCCGGCTGGTACCGCTCCCAACGAACCGTCCCGTCAGCAGCAGTTCATCGCCCGACATGCCGGAACTGACGCCGTGTGGCCGACCCGGGTCGTACCCGTGCGGTCAGGTCGAATGGGCGATCAGCTGGCAGGCGCGGGCGATTGCTGCGCACCTCCTGGCGGGTGTGCGGTGACCGCCCGCGACCCGGCCCTGCCAGCGTCATGATCAGGTGACGGTGAGGATCAGCAGGTGTGCGTCTGCCAGGTCACCTTGGTCACGAACGCGGGCACGTACAGGTTTTCGCTGTTGTTGGGGCGGACGCAGATCTCGCCGGTGTGGATCGACCCGTTGTACAGGTAGGACCAGGTGATCTCGGCGTTGCGGGACGTGTAGTTGTAGAAGTTGAACGCGGGGACCCGGCCGGTCCATTCGCTGCTGGTCACCAGGGACGGAGTCTCGACCGGGCCCTCCGCCGGGTGGTTCCAGTTCGGCCAGATGCAGAAGGTGCCCTGCGGGCAGTTGCCGGCTGGCCACAGGCCGCTCGATGCGTGGGAAGCCGCTGCCGAGGCGGCGGGGGCGGTGGCCAGGACGGCTACGACGGACGTGGCGAGGGCGAGGGACTTCAACAGCACGGGCTACCTACCCCAGATAGACATCGATGGATGGCTATTGAGGTTACTGGTGGATATTTGCGTCGTCAATCACTGGGGATGGTCGCGCCCGTCAGCGGCGCCACGCGGTCGTCCGAGGGTCGCTCGGGCGACGGTGCCGCCCGGCGGTGGCGTTGTCCCTCCGACGGGCCGGGCGCGGGCCGGATGAGTCGTTCGCCGAGAGCCAGCACCAGAGCGATGACGCCGAGCAGGGCCCCGATCAGCACGGTTGCGCGCACACCGTGACTCGGCAGGGCCAGGCCGCCGACGAACGCGCCAGCGGTGATGCCGACGTTGACCGCGGCGGAGACCGTGGCGGCGGCGAGGTCGGAGCGCCCGGGGGCCACCTGCAGCACGAGGCCGCCGAGCGCCGCGGTGAACGCGGCGAACGCCAGCCCGGCCACCGCGATCAGGGCGACGGACACCGATGGCCGGTGGCCGAACGTGGACAACCCGAGCAGTGCCGCCGACTGCACGGCGACGGTCGCGAGCAGGGCGAGCCAGGGGCTGCGGTCCAGGAGCGCGCCGATGGCGAGGATGCCGAGCACGCTGGCGATGCCCCGCGCCAACAGGATGGCGCCGACCGACGAGGCGGAGAATCCGCTGACCTCGGTGACGAAAAGGGCCACATAGGTGTACGCGGAGATGGCGCCGGCGGTCGCCAGGACCGCCACCGCCACCAGCAGCCAGAAGCGTCGGGCGTCGGGCGTCGCACCTCGGGCGGCGTGTCCCTCTTCCGGCCGTGTCGAGGGCAGCAGCGCGGCCACCACGACCAGCACGACCGCGCCGAGCCCGGCCACGGCCAGGAACGAGGCCCGCCACCCGACACGGTCGCCCAACCAGGTGCCGGCGGGCACCCCCAGGGCCAACGCGACCGTGCCGCCGGCGAACACCACCGCGACCACCCGTCCGCGTAGTGCGGGCCGGAACAACTCGGCCGCGGCCGGCACCACGACGGCCCAGAACAGCGCGTGGGTCGCCGCGGTGACCATCCGGGCCGCCAGGAGCAGCGCGAAGGTGCTCGTCAGTGCCGCGGCGGCGGTGCTGAGGACGAAGCCGACCAGGAGTGCCGACAGGAGCCATCGGCGCGGGACCCGGCGGACCAGCGCCGTCAACGGGACCGAGGCGACCATCACCACCGCGCCGTACACGGTGACGAGCATGCCCACCTGTGGCGGCGAGACGGCCAGGTCCGCCGCCATCGGGAGCAGCAGCCCGATCGGCAGCGCCTCGGCGGTGGTGTAGAGGAACGTCCCGCCGGACAAACCGATCAGCGCTCCCACTGCCCGCCTGCGTTCCATCGAACCCTCCCGCCGTTACCAGTGAAACCAGCTATGGTGGAAACAGGCTAGTGGCACCCTTCGATGCGAGTCAACTGGTAAAGTGAGTTTCGATGGAAACACGTGCGGGCGTCACGCGGATGCGCCTGGTGGGCGGCAACCTCGCTCTGGACTTCGTCAACACCCGTAGCGGTCCGCCCGTCGGTGCTCCGGACGATGACGTGCTGACCGGCTACGCCGAGCTGGTCGCCTGGGGCGCGTACGCGGGTGCGCTCAGCGAGCCGGAGGCGCAGGCGTTACGCCGGCTGTCCCACGACGACCCGGGCGGCGCTCAGGCCGCCTTCGTCCGATCGCTGCGCATCCGCGACGATCTCGACGACGTGTTCCGGGCGGTGGCCGCCGGCCGCAGCCCGAGCACGTCCGTCCTGGCCCGCCTGCGGGACGATGAAGCGGACGCGCTCGGTCACGCACGGCTCGACCGTGGACGCGCGTTCGGATGGACCTGGCGAGACGACCGGACGCTCGACCGGCCACTGCGGCCGGTGGTGCACGCGGCGGTCCAGCTGCTCACCACCGGCGCACTCAACCGGATCAAGGGATGCGGAGGTTGTCGCTTCCTCTTCCACGACGAGAGCAAGAACCGCAGTCGCCGCTGGTGCAGCATGGACGACTGCGGAACGTCCGAGAAGATCCGCCGCTACGTCGCCGCGCGCCGCACCCGCGCCACGGGCTGAACCCGCGCCGCGCACCACCACCACCACCGCGTCGGCGGCGACCTCGGTACGGTCACCGCCGACGCGACCCGACGTCAGAGCCGGGAGGTGAAGGTGGCCAGGAAGCGGTGTGGGGTGACCACGCCGGCGTTGTCGAAGCAGATCACGTCCACGTCGGCGTTGGTGGTGTACGTCCACGACTGGGTGAGGTGGCAGTAGTTGCTGCCACTGCCCTGCGCCACCACCTGGGCGTGTGTCTCCTTGACGCCGATCTGCGGGAAGGTCGCCAGGTAGCGGCCGGCGGGCGCCAGCGGCACCACCGTGTTCGCGCCGACGCCGAGCACCGAGTTGTCGTTGGTCGGCCCGCCGACGGCGGTACCCAGGTAACCGAAGTACGTCGGCGGCCCGAGGGAGCCGATCACCGGCCGCCGACGGTGGTACGAGACGGTGAAGTCGGTGTTGATGAAAGCGCCGGCCTGGTCGTAGCAGAAGACGTACACCTGCACGTCGCTTCCCACCGCGCTCCAGGTGTAGACCTTGCACCGGCGCGGCCCGGCGTTCGGCTGTACGGCGGTGACCTGCACGTTGCCGGCGAGCACCCCGGCCACGCCGACCCCGGGCAACCGCACCACGTACTGCCCGACACCCACCGGTCCGGCCGCGTTCGCCACACCCGTCGAGTTGTACGACTGCACCACCGCGCCAGCGCCCCACTGCACGTACGCGTGGGAGGTGCCGGCCGGCAACACGCCCGAACTGGTCGTCCAGAGCACGGTGAACGGGGTGTCGTCGCGGGTGCCGCCGGGCTTGTGGCACTGCACGTCGACGATCTCGTCGGCACCGGACTGGAACCAGCGAACCACCTCGCAGTAGTGCCCGGTCCGGTTGACGGGGGTCACGTGCGGCACGCCCCGCGAACCGGCGCCCACCTGAGGGAAACGCACCTGGAACCGGCCGGGCGCGAGCTTGATGCCGTCGGCCCAGGCGGCCGGGAACGCGGTCTTCCAACTACCCCACTGCCGGCTGGTGTCCAGCACGGTCCAGACCGCGACGGTGGGGTCCTTGACGTACGCGAAGCCCCAGCGGTCGGCGGTGGCCGCCGCGGCCGGGGACGCCGGCGTGAGTGCGCCGGCGGCCAGGACGGCGGCCAGCGCAGCGGTGACAAACGATCGGAGACGCATCTGTTCCTCCAGTCGACGGGAACATGTCGGGGAGGAGTGTGCGCGCGGTGAAGCCATGGTCACAGTCGGCTACTTCGTGCTCTGCTGTCGGCTGTGCGGCTACGCGCCACGGCTTCCACGCCGATTCCTTTCGCGTACGCCGCCGGTCGATATCCACATGACTGCGATACGAGAGATGTACGCCCGCTGGGCCGCGGGGGACATGGGCGAGGACGACCAGTGGGGAGACGTCACCGCCGAGCCACGCGGCCTGGACTACGCGGAGGTGTCCGCCGACGGCGTACCGGCGATGTGGCTCATCCCGCACGGCGTCGGCCCCGACCGGGTGATCGTCGCGCTGCACGGTGGCGGGTTCGTGAGCGGGTCCATCTACACCCACCGCAAGATGTACGGACACCTGGCGAAAGCGGCCGGGGTACGGGTGCTGCTCGCCAGCTACCGGCAGGCGCCCGAGTTCCGCTTCCCGGCGCAGATCGAGGACGCGGTCACCGCGTACCGCTGGGCGGTGGCGCGTACCCAGGTGGTGGCTCTGGCGGGCGACTCCTCGGGTGGCGGCCTCGCCGTGCAGGTGGCCCTCCGCGAACCCGGTGTCGCCGCGCTGCTGTTGCTGTCGCCGTGGATCGACATGGATCCGGCGCAGACGGCGACCTCATACGAGGAGAGCGCCGGCACGGATCTCTTCTTCACCCGTCCGATGGTGCAGGGTCTCATTGCGCAGTACCTGCCGCAGGGCCACAGTGGTCTGGCACCAGAGGTCAACGCCTTCCACGCCGACCTGTCCGCGCTGCCTCCCCTCTACGTGCAGTGCGGCGGTGAGGAGAGCGGCCGTGGTGACAGTGAACGCCTCGCGAAGCTGACCGGGGCCCAGATGGACGTCTTCGACGGGCAGTTGCACACGTTCCAGATGGCGGCCGGGCGGGCACCGG contains these protein-coding regions:
- a CDS encoding GNAT family N-acetyltransferase, which encodes MGIIPMAGPRLRFLTDPGEFLAVAGDYLAADPVLSTVVTTVAHRQLSQRAEGISQPDRNWWLVISDDSGAVVGAGMRTAPYAPYPPFLLPMPDDAAVALAHALHARDEETLAINGALPAVDLCAAELTRLGGGHVQVTQHTRLHELGELVWPTPVPGGLVAATADDVELATEWFGALMGDADEQAGRPRGTSAHEVPDRAEMLRRIHAGRLWFWVDDTGERVHLTGANPPSFGVARVGPVYTPPAQRGRGWASNAVAEVSRRIQAEGARVCLFTDQANPTSNKIYAALGYRPVVDMANLTIVR
- a CDS encoding SAM-dependent methyltransferase, whose amino-acid sequence is MTRDKAAPPGIDPRIPSVARVYDFFLGGKDNFEADRKVAEHALRITPDGPAAGQANRAFLRRVIRHLVTEGGIDQFLDIGSGLPTQGNVHEVATEQNPKAQVVYVDNDPIVLTHGRALLAAEGTATVIQADIRSPQEILNHPDARRFLDFDRPIGLLLFAILHHLGDDEDPRAVAAELIDALPSGSYVAISHFRDPGERDPEGSRKAREVERVFNESLGTGRWRTDEEILSFVDGLTVLEPGLVPLAEWRPEPGAPALPQTDTYHTFVGLLARKP
- a CDS encoding MFS transporter translates to MERRRAVGALIGLSGGTFLYTTAEALPIGLLLPMAADLAVSPPQVGMLVTVYGAVVMVASVPLTALVRRVPRRWLLSALLVGFVLSTAAAALTSTFALLLAARMVTAATHALFWAVVVPAAAELFRPALRGRVVAVVFAGGTVALALGVPAGTWLGDRVGWRASFLAVAGLGAVVLVVVAALLPSTRPEEGHAARGATPDARRFWLLVAVAVLATAGAISAYTYVALFVTEVSGFSASSVGAILLARGIASVLGILAIGALLDRSPWLALLATVAVQSAALLGLSTFGHRPSVSVALIAVAGLAFAAFTAALGGLVLQVAPGRSDLAAATVSAAVNVGITAGAFVGGLALPSHGVRATVLIGALLGVIALVLALGERLIRPAPGPSEGQRHRRAAPSPERPSDDRVAPLTGATIPSD
- a CDS encoding CGNR zinc finger domain-containing protein, whose translation is METRAGVTRMRLVGGNLALDFVNTRSGPPVGAPDDDVLTGYAELVAWGAYAGALSEPEAQALRRLSHDDPGGAQAAFVRSLRIRDDLDDVFRAVAAGRSPSTSVLARLRDDEADALGHARLDRGRAFGWTWRDDRTLDRPLRPVVHAAVQLLTTGALNRIKGCGGCRFLFHDESKNRSRRWCSMDDCGTSEKIRRYVAARRTRATG
- a CDS encoding alpha/beta hydrolase fold domain-containing protein; the encoded protein is MTAIREMYARWAAGDMGEDDQWGDVTAEPRGLDYAEVSADGVPAMWLIPHGVGPDRVIVALHGGGFVSGSIYTHRKMYGHLAKAAGVRVLLASYRQAPEFRFPAQIEDAVTAYRWAVARTQVVALAGDSSGGGLAVQVALREPGVAALLLLSPWIDMDPAQTATSYEESAGTDLFFTRPMVQGLIAQYLPQGHSGLAPEVNAFHADLSALPPLYVQCGGEESGRGDSERLAKLTGAQMDVFDGQLHTFQMAAGRAPVADEAIGRLAAWVRPKLGL